The stretch of DNA TGAAACTTTTCGAAAAATTTATAAACGCACACACCACCTCATCAAATTGTTTAGCCATTAAATCAAGCAAAACAATACTGTCTTTTCCTGCCGAATAAAAAAGTATTGCACGGTTTGAACGATCTCGAACCGTGCTAATTACTTTTTTTGCATGCTCTAAAGGCGTTAACATATTAACCCCCACTTAAACCAAATGCTCGGCGTACATCGTAATACCTTTGTCTACGAGATACAAATCTGTTACCTCTACCAGCGGGTCCACCACTTGCCACCGATGAAGTTCTACTACCCCCTCGATAACCCGACGATGCATTCGTTGTGCGCAATTGTCTTTGTACTCCTAATCTATAAACAACTCAGCTAAATATTTAAAATGTTAAACAATAATTATTCATTTATGGTCTAGAAATGATTTCGCCTAAGCTATATTCAATAATAGCCGCATTATAATCTTTACCCTTTTCATCTTGTAAAATGATCAATTCACCTGTTTCTTCATCTACTAATAAAAATATATCTGCCCTTTCTACTTTCACCACCATTCTCGGGCGTGTACCTTTGTACGCACCTGTAAGAAATGTTATTGTGTCATATTCAACGGGCAGAATATTGCCCGTTTCTTCATCTTCGATTACATAACCCTCTTCATCTACCCGACAATACCTGTGCACGTTTTTAGGTCTAATTTCTCTTGTTTCTATTTTCTTTGTGCCTGCAAGTATCTCATCAAAATAAACTTGCTTAATGCTTAATGTTAAATTTTTTTTCTTACTCATAATGTTGATTTTCTACAAAATAAATAAATGATATTCAGAATAAAGAAAAAATCCCTACTGTAAAGAAATTTTTCTTGTTAGTAGGGATTTGTTAGTTTATTCGGCACTATGGTTTATTCTGGCATCATTTCATCTCTCATTCCACCGTTATCATCCATATTGTTTTGGCGATCGCGTTGTTTCGGTTGATTAGCTTTTAGACGATACGTAAAGCTTAGATTAATCATTCGAGTGTTCCAACGCATTTCAGATTCTGTTAAGAAATCATTTCCGTATGAGGTAAAAGCACGTTTACGAGAATCGAAAACGTCGCGTACATTCAGGGTAAATGTTCCTCTTCCTTTCAGGATATCTTTGGTTAGCGATGCATCCATACTAATATTTGCGTTTACATCTTGTCGAGCATTTTTTGTTTTTCCGCGGTACATTCCGGCCAATTGAAATCCGAAGTCTGCCGGAAGCTTAAAGTTTGATGAAAGTCTTGCAAAAGAGCTTATTCCGTCACCTTTGAAATTGAAGTTTTCGGTTACGTTATGTTCGCTACCGTCTGCTTCTCGGTAGGTATATGTATAATCGATTTCTCCTTTATCATCATATCCAAACACGTTGATGCTTCCCATTAGATTCCACCATCTGAATGGGCGGTAAGTAAATGTAAGGTCTAATCCGTAACGATCTTGCGTTCCTAGATTAATTGGCAAACTCTCGAAATATTGTCCGGCATTGTAATTCAGATTACGGTAAACATCGGTCGAACGTTGGTAATAGATATTTGGTGTAATCATCAATTTACCGATATTGGTAATGTACGATAATTCGATAGCATTGGTATAGGTTGGGTTGATGTCTGGATTTCCTTTTCGGATGTTTTGGTCATCACTATAGGTGAAGTAGGGTAATAAGAAGAACGACATCGGGCGTCGAATTCTACGAGAATAGCTTAATTGTAATTGATTTTTATCGTTGAACTCATAGTTTAGGGTTGCTGACGGGAACCAATCAACATACTCTTTATTAATGGTTTTTTTCAGAGTTTCATCCTTGATTGTCATATCCGAATATTCCATACGAACTCCTGCAAAGTAGGTAAATTTTCCGATAGTATTTCCGTACTGCGTATAGGCTGCATACACATTCTGGAAGTTGTCTACCTCTGCATTGAAGCCAGGAATCTGTGTCCACAGATTATCTATTAGTCGAGTAGCTCTAAAGGTTGTGGTGGTGTTTTCTATGTTTCCGCGAGCACCTAATTCAAACTTTCCTTTTTCACCTATTGGTTTCACATAATCGGCAGATATCGTTACCGATTTATAGTTTTCGTAACTACTTGCAGCTTCTTGACGGATTTGTCGAGAATTTCTAAAGTTGCGTAAATCTGCTTCTTCATCTTCTTTTGCATACGACATACGTGCATTTACTGAGAATTCATGTCCTTTATTATCAAATTTGTGCGTGTAGTTGAAATCCGCATCGATATTGTGTTCGATTTCATCTTCATTTTGTTTTCTTACCTGATCATAAAAAGAAAATTTATCATCGTTGGCATAGGTATATAAAATGTTACTCAAGGAGTTTCCGTTATTGAAACGGTATCCTGCAGAGAAAGTAAAGCTATTTTTTGGGTCTAAATAATACTCGAAACCAGCACGAAAATTAAAGTTTCTTCTGATTCGGTCATTATTCCTTTGCGTTTCGCGGTAGCTGTACAGAATGTCATCATACCCAACTTCATCGTTTCCTATTCGTTCTTCTCTGGGATTGTAGAAAGTTGTTTTCACCGAGCTTTCACCTTCTCTTTTCGAGTATCGGAAACCGAAATTTGTAAAAAGATTAATTTTATTGGTGCGATAGTTAAGATTGGCATTAGCTCCTACCGATTCTGGAGTTCCGGCATTGGCTGTGATGGATCCGTTGAAGCCGTTGTTCGATCCTTTTTTCAGAATAATATTGATGATTCCAGCAGAACCAGAAGCTTCGTATCGGGAAGAAGGATTGGTGATTACTTCTACTCTCTCTACATTTTCTGATGGGATGTTTTTCAATGCTTCGGCAGGATTAGAAATTCCTAACATCCCCGAAGGTTTACCATCGATCAGAAATTTAACGTTTTCATTTCCTCGGAGCGACACATTACCTTCTGTATCTACTTGTACCGATGGGACGTTTTGTAGAGCATCAGACAAGCTTTGTCCTTGTGACATCGGGTCGTTGGCCATATCGTATACTTTTTTGTCGAGCTCTACTTTGTAGATAGGCTTTTCTGCTACAATAGTGGCGGCTTGTAGAGAAATCACTTCTTCTGCAGCGAGCGGAATGTTTCCTAGATTAAGGGTTTCTGTTACACGCACTTGCTTTTCTATTGTAGAATAGCCCAGTGCTTCTATCACAAAAAGATAATCTCCTTGGGGTAAATCGTATAGAAAGTCTCCATTTGCGTTGGTAATAACCTCGGCAATATAGCCAGCTTGATTATTTTCTATAATTACCGAAGCAAATTCTATTGGTTTTTGTGTACTGTTGTTGGTTACTTTTCCAGTTACTTTAAAGGTGTCTTGAGCCATTACATTAATCGCAAAAAAACTCAAGATAATCCAGGATAAATTTTTGATACTCATATTATTTTATATAATCTTGAGTATTATAGACAAGTTATTACAGAAAAGGTTTAATGCACGAATAAATTTTTTATCATAATTAAACCTTTTTACCTTTACCTTGTCATAAGCGTAGAGAATTAATATGACAATTATGAATTGTAAAATAAAGTTAATGGTCTTGATGGGTGTTTTTGGCGTATCAACCTCGGTTCGAGCACAAAACCCTGTAAAATTAGAAAAGCATTCGATGACCAAATTGAAACAAGAATTAGACTTATCGGATGATCAAATTAATCGTATCAAAAAAATTTATGCTTCGTATGCGGGTGAGAAAGAAGAATTGCGCAAGAAAATGAATGAAATCCGTGCGAAAGAAAAAGCAGAAATTGGTCGTGTTTTGAGTGCTGACCAACTTAAAAAGTTGGAAGAGTTGAAGGCAAAGCATCATCGGTCTCGTAAACCAATGCAAAAATAATTTTTCTCATTGTAGAGAAGATTATTAGAGGATATCAGCTTGTATCATCTGAAGAATTTTATTTTCTTCGGATATATACTGGGTGGTTGGACTAGAGAAAAAACGAAAAGTTTGTATAATGTAGAAAATTATTCTATTTTTGTCGGCGTATTGGGGAATTGGCGCAGCTGGCTAGCGCGTTTGACTGGCAGTCAAAAGGTCACGGGTTCGAATCCCGTATTCTCCACAACACACACACTATATATCAGTAAATTATAAAATACTCGGACTAAATCAGGGACTTTATCCTAATTTTTGTCTAAGTTTTCTTTTGTATGACGTATCCAAGTTCAGAGAAATAAAAAAGTTGTGTAAGCTACTTTTTTTTGTTACCACTGTAAACTTAATAATTGTTATTCATTAATTTCAAATTGATTAGGAGATTTATACCTCAATGATTGATGCGGTCTTTGGTGATTGTATTCCCATTGCTACTGGGTTACTTTTAGTTCCACTTGTTGTATTGAGTCCTAGATGTAAGGATTTAATAGTTCTTCTCTGCAGCTTCGGTTGATTTTTTCGATCAGTGCGTTCTGGGTTGGCTTTCCAGGTTGGATGTAATGGATTTTTACTTGATTTTCCTTTATCTATTCTAAAAATAAACATAGACTATTCACTCTTTTGGTTATATTTGATGTGGTTATATTTGCAAGTAGAAATTATAAAATAAAGATATTTATGTTTGGAAATTTAATGGGTATGATGGAAAAACTAAACGGAATAAAAGAAAAGTTTAGTGATCTGAAAGAAGAATTGGATAACGATCTATTTATTGCAAAATCTATTTCTGGAAATGTGAAAATTACCATGTCGAAATTTGCTACCATCAAAGATATTGAGATTGCAGAAGGTTTGGACAAAGAACAATTGGAAGATGAATTGGTTTTGACGCTGAATCGTGCTTTGGAGAAAGTGAAAACCGAAGCGATGGAGAAAGCAAGAAAAACAGCAGCCGAAAATATGCCCAATATTCCTGGCTTACCTTTTTAAAATATAAATCCACTTCGATCGAAGTGGATTTTTTTATTGTATAACATGTTCGAAGAATAATTTACCGCTCGTATATTTTTTAGGTTCAATTTTTAATATTGCATCATATGTGCCGTAATAATCAATGTTTTTAAATATTGTGTCAACTTTTCCATTAATAATTTCTGGATATCCGAACAAATGAATCTTTATAGTATCACTAATTTCACCTTTAATTTTTACATAATGGGTTGTATAATTATCTTTTTTATTGGGTCTTAAAGTATCAAATTTCAATTTCGAAAAATCGGTAACCTCAAATTTATGCACTATTCGCTGTCCAAAAAGTTCATGATACCAATATCCAACAAAAACAAGTAACATTACGAACAGAACTGAAAAGTTAATAAGGATTGGTTTTTTCATTAACTATTGATTTATAAAAAAAATATCTTTTTTATTAAGTATATTAAGCTTTTAATCTATTACAGATTTATGTCTTTCCAATTAATTTCTTTTTGTATTTGGTCAAAAGTATAGTTGCTTATTTTAATAATTTTTCCATTTTTATCAATATATCCATATTGATTACATTTAATACTTGATTCAGAACATTTTTTGCCTACAATAGCATAACCATTATTGAAACTTGTGGCAAAATCAAATTTTGGTTTTATAATAATTTTACCACATTCATTTGCAAAACCTATTTTATTATTTTTACCAACAATTCTGATTCTATCTTCAATTAAATAATCTGGCCAAGGTTCATTAGGAATAGTATTATATACTTCAAATAGAATATTTTCATTGAAATCTATAGCACTCCAGCCTTTTTTTCCTTTTATTGAAAAAATAGCAAAATATGCATTTTCATGAAATGTAAGACTAACTATATATTTATTAGGATTTAGTTTTTTGGTTATTCCATTTTCTGCTATTAACATATAGTTTTCCGAGACAATATTATCTGTACGTACCAAAGTAAACTTTTCTAATTTACATTGAGCATTTCCTTTTGTAAAAGGGAAGAAAAATAAAATAAGGTAAAGAAATATTATCTTTTTCATAGTAATTAATTTAACACCCAAATTCTTATTGATTTAACACCTCCATTAGGAGTAGTGTAAGCACCTCCAATACATTTACCATTTATAATTGTATCAACATGACCAGAATAATGAATTTGAGAAGGATATTTATCATTTATAATTACGTAAATACCATTTTTATTTTTTAGTAAATCGGCCACTTTTTTAGGGTCATTTGCATCGGCTCCTTCTAGTTTATGAGGAGTGTCTCCGAACTTTTGAATCATAAATTTATTAAAAGAAACAGCA from Weeksella virosa DSM 16922 encodes:
- a CDS encoding phosphoadenosine phosphosulfate reductase domain-containing protein, producing MLTPLEHAKKVISTVRDRSNRAILFYSAGKDSIVLLDLMAKQFDEVVCAFINFSKSFNTLIIKQ
- a CDS encoding ASCH domain-containing protein, with protein sequence MSKKKNLTLSIKQVYFDEILAGTKKIETREIRPKNVHRYCRVDEEGYVIEDEETGNILPVEYDTITFLTGAYKGTRPRMVVKVERADIFLLVDEETGELIILQDEKGKDYNAAIIEYSLGEIISRP
- a CDS encoding WG repeat-containing protein, whose protein sequence is MKKIIFLYLILFFFPFTKGNAQCKLEKFTLVRTDNIVSENYMLIAENGITKKLNPNKYIVSLTFHENAYFAIFSIKGKKGWSAIDFNENILFEVYNTIPNEPWPDYLIEDRIRIVGKNNKIGFANECGKIIIKPKFDFATSFNNGYAIVGKKCSESSIKCNQYGYIDKNGKIIKISNYTFDQIQKEINWKDINL
- a CDS encoding integrase core domain-containing protein — translated: MKENQVKIHYIQPGKPTQNALIEKINRSCREELLNPYI
- a CDS encoding YbaB/EbfC family nucleoid-associated protein — translated: MFGNLMGMMEKLNGIKEKFSDLKEELDNDLFIAKSISGNVKITMSKFATIKDIEIAEGLDKEQLEDELVLTLNRALEKVKTEAMEKARKTAAENMPNIPGLPF
- a CDS encoding TonB-dependent receptor domain-containing protein; protein product: MSIKNLSWIILSFFAINVMAQDTFKVTGKVTNNSTQKPIEFASVIIENNQAGYIAEVITNANGDFLYDLPQGDYLFVIEALGYSTIEKQVRVTETLNLGNIPLAAEEVISLQAATIVAEKPIYKVELDKKVYDMANDPMSQGQSLSDALQNVPSVQVDTEGNVSLRGNENVKFLIDGKPSGMLGISNPAEALKNIPSENVERVEVITNPSSRYEASGSAGIINIILKKGSNNGFNGSITANAGTPESVGANANLNYRTNKINLFTNFGFRYSKREGESSVKTTFYNPREERIGNDEVGYDDILYSYRETQRNNDRIRRNFNFRAGFEYYLDPKNSFTFSAGYRFNNGNSLSNILYTYANDDKFSFYDQVRKQNEDEIEHNIDADFNYTHKFDNKGHEFSVNARMSYAKEDEEADLRNFRNSRQIRQEAASSYENYKSVTISADYVKPIGEKGKFELGARGNIENTTTTFRATRLIDNLWTQIPGFNAEVDNFQNVYAAYTQYGNTIGKFTYFAGVRMEYSDMTIKDETLKKTINKEYVDWFPSATLNYEFNDKNQLQLSYSRRIRRPMSFFLLPYFTYSDDQNIRKGNPDINPTYTNAIELSYITNIGKLMITPNIYYQRSTDVYRNLNYNAGQYFESLPINLGTQDRYGLDLTFTYRPFRWWNLMGSINVFGYDDKGEIDYTYTYREADGSEHNVTENFNFKGDGISSFARLSSNFKLPADFGFQLAGMYRGKTKNARQDVNANISMDASLTKDILKGRGTFTLNVRDVFDSRKRAFTSYGNDFLTESEMRWNTRMINLSFTYRLKANQPKQRDRQNNMDDNGGMRDEMMPE